The following proteins come from a genomic window of Campylobacter concisus:
- a CDS encoding tetratricopeptide repeat protein encodes MKKYLLLLSALFFTGCLNVIGVGQKQDDSWQQPKDEKIVQNKEQISRNAIEILIPKCEEGDAEACNDLGVNYELLKEYENALTNYKKACDAKVQVGCANLGTLYELGLGVKKNPKKAISIYKESCNGGGMQACYHLGNAYRKGEIVKQDYYLAMEAYTNACNAGDLPSCANIGAMYELGLGVNKDEKRAYGIYKVACFRGLSKACPQMKRLGTKLGM; translated from the coding sequence ATGAAAAAATATTTATTGCTTTTATCGGCTTTATTTTTCACTGGCTGCTTAAATGTGATTGGTGTAGGACAAAAACAAGATGATTCGTGGCAGCAGCCAAAGGATGAAAAAATAGTGCAAAATAAAGAGCAAATTTCAAGAAATGCGATCGAAATTTTAATACCAAAATGCGAAGAAGGCGATGCGGAAGCTTGCAATGATTTGGGTGTAAATTACGAGCTTTTAAAAGAATATGAAAACGCTTTAACAAATTATAAAAAAGCTTGCGATGCGAAAGTGCAAGTCGGTTGTGCAAATTTGGGCACTCTTTATGAGCTTGGACTTGGAGTTAAAAAAAATCCAAAAAAGGCAATTTCGATTTATAAAGAAAGTTGCAATGGTGGAGGCATGCAAGCTTGCTATCATCTAGGCAACGCCTACCGCAAGGGCGAGATCGTAAAACAAGACTACTATCTAGCGATGGAGGCATATACAAACGCTTGCAATGCTGGCGACTTACCAAGTTGTGCTAATATCGGAGCGATGTACGAGCTTGGTCTTGGTGTCAATAAAGACGAAAAAAGGGCTTATGGAATTTATAAAGTTGCTTGCTTTCGTGGGCTAAGCAAGGCATGCCCACAGATGAAAAGACTAGGCACAAAGCTAGGAATGTAA
- a CDS encoding tetratricopeptide repeat protein produces MKKVLNFGLILAMGFILSGCWSWQKMVSFGFWQSDEEARAERLELEKEKMMQNCEGGNSIDCNNLAVNFSNEKDFVKAKGYYEKACNAGLATACSNLGQIYEQGLIDEQKDIQKALKLYKLACDSGDGVGCYNEAMGLKSYIESENLKTHKIDRTKAEARVLRLLAKSCELEYAQSCFLLAKLSGNEAKADALYKRACQLGKCVDKK; encoded by the coding sequence GTGAAAAAGGTCTTAAATTTTGGTCTTATTTTGGCTATGGGCTTTATACTTAGTGGTTGCTGGTCTTGGCAAAAGATGGTAAGCTTTGGCTTTTGGCAAAGTGATGAAGAGGCGAGGGCAGAGCGTCTTGAGCTTGAAAAAGAGAAGATGATGCAAAACTGCGAGGGTGGAAATAGCATCGACTGTAACAACCTAGCTGTAAATTTTAGCAACGAAAAAGACTTTGTAAAAGCAAAAGGCTACTACGAAAAAGCTTGCAATGCTGGGCTTGCAACGGCTTGTTCAAATTTGGGTCAAATTTATGAGCAAGGGCTGATTGATGAGCAAAAAGATATCCAAAAAGCTCTAAAACTTTATAAACTAGCTTGTGATAGTGGCGATGGTGTTGGCTGCTATAATGAGGCTATGGGGCTAAAATCCTACATCGAAAGTGAAAATTTAAAGACTCATAAGATAGATAGAACTAAGGCCGAGGCTAGAGTGCTAAGGCTTTTGGCAAAGAGTTGCGAGCTTGAGTATGCTCAGTCATGCTTTTTGCTTGCAAAGCTAAGCGGCAATGAAGCAAAGGCAGACGCACTTTACAAAAGAGCCTGCCAACTTGGCAAATGTGTGGATAAAAAGTAA
- a CDS encoding lysophospholipid acyltransferase family protein encodes MVSCKFKSTLEKLATNIGVFFIYILMWLIFLTCKKSYTPNFLPQNGCVVVFWHGRLSFMSFAYRRWWSSQNRKQGKVIISDHKDGELITRIIKFFGIGTIRGSSSKGGARALIEALREIKQGHDVIITPDGPRGPRHSVADGAAVIAQKSSCEIYALNFEANSFWEFKSWDKMILPKPFSTIKFSLSAPFSVANLEQKEAKEKIQNELWQASQNDGGKSVLQNKEDFRSNLKIWWKKYAHKNPQISDEIREILDEIYEK; translated from the coding sequence ATGGTGAGCTGCAAATTTAAAAGCACCCTTGAAAAGCTCGCCACGAACATTGGTGTCTTTTTCATCTACATTTTGATGTGGCTCATTTTTCTAACCTGCAAAAAGAGCTACACTCCAAATTTCTTACCGCAAAATGGCTGCGTCGTCGTTTTTTGGCATGGCAGACTTAGCTTTATGAGCTTTGCTTACAGACGCTGGTGGAGCAGCCAAAACAGAAAACAAGGCAAGGTGATAATAAGCGACCACAAAGATGGCGAGCTCATCACCAGAATAATCAAATTTTTTGGCATCGGCACCATTAGAGGTAGCAGCTCAAAAGGCGGCGCAAGGGCACTTATAGAGGCTTTAAGAGAGATAAAGCAAGGTCACGACGTCATCATCACGCCAGATGGCCCACGCGGACCAAGACACAGCGTCGCAGACGGAGCTGCGGTGATCGCGCAAAAGTCATCTTGCGAAATTTATGCTCTAAATTTCGAAGCAAACTCGTTTTGGGAGTTTAAAAGCTGGGACAAGATGATACTTCCAAAGCCATTTTCAACTATAAAATTTAGCCTCTCAGCCCCTTTTAGCGTGGCAAATTTAGAACAAAAAGAGGCAAAAGAGAAGATACAAAACGAGCTTTGGCAGGCCTCGCAAAATGACGGTGGCAAGAGCGTGCTACAAAATAAAGAGGACTTTAGGTCAAATTTAAAAATTTGGTGGAAAAAATATGCGCATAAAAATCCGCAAATAAGCGACGAGATAAGAGAAATTTTGGACGAAATTTATGAAAAATAA
- the miaB gene encoding tRNA (N6-isopentenyl adenosine(37)-C2)-methylthiotransferase MiaB, translated as MSKKLFIQTLGCAMNVRDSEHIIAELSQKEDYSLTQNIEEADLILINTCSVREKPVHKLFSEVGAFEKAKKRGAKIGVCGCTASHLGSEIFKRAPYVDFVLGARNVSKITKAVNTPKFISTDINHDESEYAFGEFRGSPYKSHINISIGCDKKCTYCIVPHTRGDEISIPSSLILKEVEKAAKSGAKEIFLLGQNVNNYGKRFSGVQENIDFSDLLVKISEIEGVERIRFTSPHPLHMDDKFLEIFTNNPKICKSMHMPLQSGNTKVLREMKRGYTKEWFLDRALRLRKMCPDVSISTDIIVAFPGESDSEFEDTMDVLEQVRFEQIFSFKYSPRPLTKAATFTNQIDDKTASARLTRLQNRHNEILDEIVAAQKDKIFDVYFEELRANGGVAGRSFNNFLVQVDGSEELLGTTQKIKITNPKRMVLYGELQI; from the coding sequence ATGAGTAAAAAACTCTTTATCCAAACTTTAGGCTGTGCTATGAATGTTCGTGACAGCGAGCATATCATAGCCGAGCTCTCACAAAAAGAAGACTACTCCTTAACACAAAATATAGAAGAAGCTGATTTAATCCTTATAAATACTTGCTCGGTTCGTGAAAAGCCAGTTCATAAACTCTTTAGCGAAGTCGGCGCGTTTGAAAAAGCCAAAAAAAGAGGTGCTAAAATAGGCGTTTGTGGCTGTACTGCAAGCCATTTGGGTAGTGAAATTTTTAAACGCGCACCTTATGTTGATTTTGTTCTTGGCGCAAGAAATGTTAGTAAGATCACAAAAGCGGTAAATACACCTAAATTTATCTCAACCGACATCAATCATGACGAGAGCGAATACGCATTTGGCGAATTTAGAGGCTCGCCATATAAAAGCCACATCAATATCTCGATCGGCTGCGACAAAAAGTGCACCTACTGCATCGTCCCACATACTAGAGGCGATGAAATTTCTATCCCTTCAAGCCTCATCCTAAAAGAGGTAGAAAAGGCGGCAAAAAGCGGCGCAAAAGAGATATTTTTACTAGGGCAAAATGTCAATAACTACGGCAAAAGATTTTCAGGCGTGCAAGAAAATATCGATTTTAGCGACCTATTAGTAAAGATAAGCGAGATAGAGGGCGTTGAGAGGATAAGATTTACAAGCCCGCACCCACTTCACATGGATGATAAATTTCTAGAAATTTTCACTAACAACCCTAAAATTTGCAAGTCTATGCATATGCCACTTCAAAGCGGAAATACCAAAGTTTTACGCGAGATGAAGCGCGGATACACAAAAGAGTGGTTTTTAGACCGCGCGCTAAGACTTAGAAAGATGTGCCCAGATGTGAGCATCTCAACTGATATCATCGTCGCATTTCCGGGCGAGAGCGATAGCGAATTTGAAGACACGATGGACGTGCTTGAACAAGTTAGATTTGAGCAAATTTTTAGCTTCAAGTATTCGCCTCGCCCTCTTACCAAGGCAGCTACTTTTACAAATCAAATAGACGACAAGACCGCTTCAGCTAGGCTTACTCGCCTACAAAATCGCCACAATGAAATTTTAGACGAGATCGTGGCGGCACAAAAAGATAAAATTTTTGATGTATATTTTGAAGAGCTAAGAGCAAATGGCGGCGTTGCTGGGCGAAGCTTTAATAACTTTTTAGTTCAAGTTGATGGCAGTGAAGAGCTTCTTGGCACTACACAAAAAATCAAGATCACAAACCCAAAACGAATGGTTTTGTATGGTGAGCTGCAAATTTAA
- a CDS encoding HP0268 family nuclease, with amino-acid sequence MELKLARAELDAKPKTISLEKIEAAVEKEGQKIFYFDKENTHKQLIALVEHFEEKGLSVYHRTVKYGLDDSDYMYEVHIL; translated from the coding sequence ATGGAGCTAAAACTTGCAAGAGCTGAATTAGACGCAAAACCAAAAACGATTTCACTAGAAAAAATAGAGGCAGCTGTCGAAAAAGAGGGTCAGAAAATTTTCTATTTTGATAAAGAAAACACACACAAACAATTAATCGCCTTAGTTGAGCATTTTGAAGAAAAAGGGCTAAGCGTTTATCACAGAACCGTAAAATACGGACTTGATGATAGCGACTACATGTATGAAGTGCATATACTTTAA
- the nusA gene encoding transcription termination factor NusA produces MERISDIIESIANEKNLEIEDVKERVIRALINTAKRVYGENYEYDVNIDANKNLKLYQKILIVANDDERLEEDNEHFLSLKEAKKIDSGVEIGDELTYELSLDNLGRTAAQTLHKELEYHIQRLVEEKILQKYNEMSGHMVFGPVVRVDNDENTFIEIDELRAVLPRKSRIKGEKFKVGDVVKAVIRKVFTDKNLGIKVELSRTSPKFLEALLTSEVPEIKDGGIIIQGSARIPGERAKVALISTTPNIDPVGATVGTKGVRINAVSKELHNESIDAIEYATEPAIFVARAMGPAIITSVKIEENKAIVTLASEQKSKAIGKNGINIRLASMLTGYEIELNELGSKTSSGDSDGGMIKDLKALFGDN; encoded by the coding sequence ATGGAAAGAATTTCAGATATCATCGAGTCAATTGCAAATGAGAAAAATTTAGAGATAGAAGATGTAAAAGAGCGCGTTATAAGAGCCTTGATAAATACAGCAAAGAGAGTTTATGGCGAGAATTATGAGTATGATGTAAATATTGATGCAAATAAAAATTTAAAGCTTTATCAAAAAATTTTAATTGTAGCAAACGATGACGAGAGGCTAGAAGAAGACAATGAGCACTTTTTGAGTTTAAAAGAGGCTAAGAAAATAGATAGCGGTGTTGAAATCGGCGATGAACTAACTTACGAGCTAAGCCTTGATAATCTTGGCAGAACAGCCGCCCAAACACTTCACAAGGAGCTTGAATACCACATCCAGCGCCTAGTCGAAGAGAAAATTTTACAAAAATATAATGAGATGAGCGGTCACATGGTCTTTGGGCCAGTTGTCAGAGTCGATAATGATGAAAATACATTTATTGAAATTGACGAGCTTCGCGCTGTTTTACCACGTAAAAGCCGTATAAAAGGCGAGAAATTTAAAGTAGGAGACGTCGTAAAAGCTGTCATTAGAAAAGTTTTTACAGATAAAAATTTAGGCATAAAAGTAGAACTCTCAAGAACTTCACCAAAATTTCTTGAAGCACTGCTGACTTCTGAAGTGCCTGAGATAAAAGATGGCGGTATTATCATTCAAGGAAGTGCTAGAATCCCTGGTGAAAGGGCCAAAGTAGCACTCATCTCAACCACTCCAAACATCGATCCAGTCGGCGCAACAGTCGGCACAAAGGGCGTTAGGATAAATGCCGTAAGCAAAGAGCTTCATAACGAAAGCATCGATGCGATCGAATATGCCACCGAACCAGCGATATTTGTCGCTCGTGCGATGGGACCAGCTATCATCACATCGGTAAAGATAGAGGAAAACAAAGCGATTGTTACACTTGCAAGTGAGCAAAAGAGCAAAGCGATCGGTAAAAACGGCATAAATATCCGCCTTGCAAGCATGCTAACAGGCTATGAGATCGAGCTAAACGAGCTTGGCTCAAAAACCAGCAGTGGCGATAGCGACGGTGGCATGATCAAGGATCTAAAAGCACTTTTTGGTGATAACTAA
- a CDS encoding GNAT family N-acetyltransferase: MKFQIRKATRDDIDVICELVRELASYENLSDQVTFTNEIFADSIFNKNHAKALICESESRTIGYAIYFYTFSTFLGLGGMYLEDIYVKKEFRKQGIGKAFFKFLAQICKDENLKRLEWCCLNWNEPSIKFYESMGAKNQSLEWRTYRLDGENLEKLVNL; encoded by the coding sequence ATGAAATTTCAAATAAGAAAAGCAACTAGAGACGACATAGACGTGATCTGTGAGCTTGTAAGAGAACTTGCAAGCTATGAAAATCTGAGTGATCAAGTCACTTTTACAAATGAAATTTTTGCAGACTCCATCTTTAATAAAAACCATGCAAAAGCCCTTATCTGCGAGAGTGAGAGTAGGACTATTGGTTATGCTATATACTTTTATACATTCTCCACATTTTTAGGACTTGGTGGGATGTACCTTGAGGACATTTACGTGAAAAAAGAGTTTAGAAAACAAGGTATTGGGAAAGCATTTTTTAAATTTCTAGCTCAAATTTGTAAGGATGAAAATTTAAAGAGGCTTGAGTGGTGCTGCCTAAACTGGAATGAGCCAAGTATCAAATTTTATGAAAGCATGGGTGCTAAAAACCAATCTCTTGAGTGGAGAACCTACCGCTTGGACGGCGAAAATTTAGAAAAGCTAGTAAATTTATAG
- the rho gene encoding transcription termination factor Rho → MENNNQTEQGAAQSTKTTKKHQTSRTHVPVDGHKIEELRTLSLDELVQIANSVGVENPREFRRQDLIFEILKTQTKQGGFILFTGILEITNEGYGFLRAVDANLSDSSNDAYVSNSQIRKFALRVGDIITGQVREPKDQEKYYALLKIEAVNYMPLADAKERPLFDNLTPLFPTEKLNLEYDPMKLTGRVLDLFTPIGKGQRGLIVAPPRSGKTELMKELAHGIAKNHPEAQLMVLLVDERPEEVTDMQRCVKGEVFSSTFDLPAFNHVRVAELVIEKAKRLVEMGKDVIILLDSITRLARAYNTVTPPSGKVLTGGVDANALHKPKRFFGAARNIEHGGSLTIIATALIDTGSRMDEVIFEEFKGTGNSEIVLDRNISDRRIYPAINVLKSGTRKEELLQKPDELQKIWAIRSAIATMDDVEALKFLYAKMLKTKDNKELLSILNE, encoded by the coding sequence ATGGAAAACAATAACCAAACTGAGCAAGGTGCTGCTCAAAGCACAAAAACTACAAAAAAACACCAAACATCAAGAACCCACGTACCAGTCGATGGACACAAGATCGAAGAGCTAAGAACGCTTAGTTTAGATGAGCTAGTGCAGATCGCAAATAGCGTTGGCGTCGAAAATCCACGCGAATTTCGCAGGCAGGATTTGATATTTGAAATACTAAAAACCCAGACAAAACAAGGTGGCTTTATACTATTTACTGGAATTTTAGAGATCACAAACGAAGGTTATGGCTTTTTAAGGGCTGTTGATGCAAATTTAAGCGACAGCTCAAACGACGCTTATGTTTCAAACTCACAGATCCGTAAATTTGCACTTCGTGTGGGCGACATCATCACTGGCCAAGTAAGAGAGCCAAAAGATCAGGAAAAATACTACGCTCTTTTAAAGATCGAGGCAGTGAACTACATGCCTCTAGCAGACGCAAAAGAGAGGCCGCTATTTGACAACCTAACCCCACTTTTCCCAACTGAAAAGCTAAATTTAGAATATGATCCAATGAAGCTAACGGGCCGTGTACTTGATCTTTTCACACCTATTGGCAAAGGTCAGCGTGGTCTCATCGTCGCACCTCCAAGAAGCGGTAAAACTGAGCTTATGAAAGAGCTAGCTCACGGTATCGCTAAAAATCATCCAGAAGCCCAGCTCATGGTACTTTTGGTCGATGAGAGACCAGAAGAAGTTACAGACATGCAGCGCTGCGTAAAAGGCGAGGTATTTAGCTCGACATTTGACCTGCCAGCGTTTAATCACGTCCGCGTGGCAGAGCTAGTCATCGAAAAGGCAAAACGTCTAGTTGAGATGGGCAAAGACGTCATTATATTGCTTGATAGCATAACCCGTCTAGCACGTGCCTACAACACAGTCACCCCACCAAGCGGCAAGGTGCTAACAGGCGGCGTGGACGCAAACGCGCTTCACAAACCAAAACGCTTCTTTGGCGCAGCTAGAAACATCGAGCATGGCGGCTCGCTAACCATCATCGCAACCGCACTAATCGACACTGGCTCGCGCATGGATGAAGTGATATTTGAGGAGTTCAAAGGTACTGGCAACAGCGAGATCGTGCTTGACCGCAATATCTCAGACCGTAGAATTTACCCAGCTATCAACGTGCTAAAATCAGGTACAAGAAAAGAAGAGCTACTTCAAAAACCTGATGAGCTTCAAAAAATTTGGGCTATTCGCTCTGCGATCGCCACAATGGACGACGTCGAAGCGCTTAAATTCTTATATGCAAAAATGCTAAAAACAAAAGACAACAAAGAGCTTCTCTCTATCCTAAACGAGTAA
- a CDS encoding heavy metal translocating P-type ATPase — MPQSRCAHCRLKFDESVMISNESGLKFCCVGCKGVYEILNENGLSEFYERLGKNTLTPASNGTNIKNLAANFSELVTKEGDFSQISFLIDGITCSACIWLLEKALFSLPGVLEVNINSLNQKAVIVFDEQELLVEQIIEKIYAVGYVPKPYATSQKEDELAKKRRNFYTKALVGIFATMNIMWLAIAQYSGYFSGIRGDIKDILSFAQFVLATPVLFYTGSEFFKGAKIAIKNASPNMDLLVITGASITYIYSIYAMFTRSGESYFDSVAMIITFVFIGKFLEILGKKKALETSNFLNDMLLAKVCILEDGKDVLKEPRDVNLGEKIVLRSGERALLDGVVLSGEASVDSSSLTGESLPVTLGLGQEVKSGVICQNGQIIYEAKEIFKNSYLNQLINLLQTAELKKPNIELVVNKIASKFSLSVLTLAFFTFWFWYFKFGFSEAIVTAASVIVIACPCALALATPVSSVCALGVAFKNRVLFKEAKFFESLAKCDVAVFDKTGTLTKAEFEVSDLFIKESISLDEIYSLALISNHQISVAVAKFLKQKGARKIELKNTNLSVAKGVEAEISGKKFYAGSKRFLVENGISFNEAEENVSFFVGLNGELVAKFYLKDSVKPEAKALIDELKNADMKVCILSGDVQKVVKNVADELGVSEFRAGMLPDEKAKFIAGLKQQGKKVLMVGDGINDAAALSLAHVAICMGGGAAISSERSDVVLLDDSLKSLAKAIKISKFTYKTIKQNLLFCLLYNVLALPFAVCGYVIPLFAALFMSLSSLSVILNSLYIVRKFKEK; from the coding sequence ATGCCACAAAGTAGATGTGCTCATTGTAGATTAAAATTTGATGAAAGCGTGATGATCTCAAATGAAAGCGGACTTAAATTTTGCTGTGTTGGTTGTAAAGGTGTTTATGAAATTTTAAATGAAAATGGACTTAGCGAGTTTTATGAGCGTCTTGGTAAAAATACACTTACACCGGCGAGCAACGGTACAAATATCAAAAATTTAGCGGCAAATTTTAGTGAGCTTGTGACAAAAGAGGGCGACTTTAGTCAAATTTCATTTTTAATTGATGGCATCACTTGCTCAGCTTGCATCTGGCTACTTGAAAAGGCACTTTTTAGCTTGCCTGGCGTCTTGGAGGTAAATATCAACTCGCTTAATCAAAAAGCGGTTATTGTTTTTGATGAGCAAGAGCTTTTGGTAGAGCAAATAATTGAAAAAATTTATGCCGTTGGTTATGTCCCAAAGCCTTATGCTACGAGTCAAAAAGAGGACGAGCTAGCTAAGAAAAGAAGAAATTTTTACACAAAAGCGCTAGTTGGTATCTTTGCTACGATGAACATTATGTGGCTAGCCATTGCTCAGTATAGTGGGTATTTTAGTGGTATAAGAGGCGATATAAAAGATATTTTAAGCTTTGCGCAGTTTGTATTAGCAACGCCTGTGCTTTTTTATACTGGTAGCGAGTTTTTCAAAGGAGCAAAGATAGCCATAAAAAACGCTTCGCCAAATATGGATCTGCTCGTTATCACCGGAGCTAGCATTACTTATATTTACTCGATTTATGCGATGTTTACGAGGAGTGGTGAGAGCTATTTTGACTCAGTTGCGATGATCATCACCTTTGTTTTTATCGGTAAATTTTTAGAAATTTTGGGTAAGAAAAAGGCGCTTGAGACTTCAAATTTCTTAAATGATATGCTGCTTGCAAAGGTGTGTATTTTGGAGGATGGCAAGGATGTTTTAAAAGAGCCAAGAGATGTAAATTTGGGCGAAAAGATTGTGCTTAGATCTGGCGAGAGGGCGCTACTTGATGGAGTGGTGCTTAGTGGCGAGGCAAGTGTGGATAGCTCAAGTCTAACGGGAGAGAGCCTGCCTGTGACCTTGGGATTGGGGCAAGAGGTAAAAAGTGGCGTCATTTGCCAAAATGGACAAATCATCTACGAGGCAAAGGAAATTTTTAAAAATTCTTATCTAAACCAGCTCATAAATTTGCTCCAAACTGCAGAGCTAAAAAAGCCAAATATCGAGCTGGTAGTCAATAAAATCGCTTCTAAATTTTCTCTTAGTGTGCTGACTTTAGCATTTTTTACATTTTGGTTTTGGTACTTTAAATTTGGCTTTTCAGAAGCTATTGTCACAGCTGCTAGCGTCATCGTGATCGCTTGCCCTTGTGCGCTTGCGCTTGCCACGCCAGTTAGTAGTGTTTGCGCTCTTGGTGTGGCTTTTAAAAATAGAGTGCTTTTTAAGGAGGCTAAATTTTTTGAAAGCCTTGCAAAGTGCGATGTAGCAGTATTTGACAAGACTGGTACGCTCACAAAGGCAGAATTTGAAGTTAGTGATCTTTTCATAAAAGAGAGCATAAGCTTAGATGAAATTTATTCGCTAGCTCTTATATCAAATCATCAAATAAGCGTGGCAGTGGCTAAATTTCTAAAGCAAAAAGGCGCAAGGAAAATAGAGCTTAAAAATACAAATTTAAGCGTGGCAAAGGGTGTTGAGGCTGAAATTTCGGGTAAAAAATTTTATGCAGGAAGCAAGCGATTTTTAGTTGAAAATGGTATTAGTTTTAATGAAGCTGAAGAAAATGTGAGCTTTTTTGTGGGGCTTAATGGTGAGCTAGTGGCGAAATTTTACCTAAAAGATAGCGTAAAACCTGAAGCAAAGGCCTTGATAGACGAGCTAAAGAATGCTGACATGAAAGTGTGTATCTTAAGTGGCGACGTACAAAAAGTAGTAAAAAACGTAGCAGATGAGCTTGGCGTGAGCGAGTTTAGAGCAGGGATGCTACCTGATGAAAAGGCTAAATTTATAGCTGGTCTCAAGCAGCAGGGCAAAAAGGTGCTGATGGTAGGGGACGGCATAAACGACGCAGCCGCGCTTAGCCTTGCTCATGTTGCCATTTGCATGGGAGGTGGGGCGGCAATAAGCTCAGAAAGAAGCGATGTAGTGCTACTTGATGATAGTTTAAAAAGTCTAGCGAAGGCCATAAAAATCTCAAAATTTACTTACAAAACGATAAAGCAAAATTTGCTCTTTTGTCTTCTTTATAATGTTCTTGCTCTGCCATTTGCTGTGTGTGGCTATGTCATTCCGCTATTTGCTGCACTTTTTATGTCGCTTAGCTCGCTAAGTGTTATCTTAAACTCGCTTTATATTGTTAGAAAATTTAAGGAAAAATAA
- the ccoS gene encoding cbb3-type cytochrome oxidase assembly protein CcoS: MDSATLAMLVFISVLMGAFLLFGVLWGIKNKQFEDYRKFLDGANLDDEEALNEAYELELRKKEALKKRAKSNKDKI; the protein is encoded by the coding sequence ATGGATAGCGCGACACTTGCGATGCTAGTTTTTATCTCAGTTTTGATGGGAGCATTTTTGCTTTTTGGCGTGCTTTGGGGGATAAAAAATAAGCAATTTGAGGACTACCGAAAATTTTTAGACGGAGCAAATTTAGATGATGAAGAGGCGCTAAATGAAGCTTATGAGTTAGAGCTTCGCAAAAAAGAAGCTCTCAAAAAAAGAGCAAAATCTAATAAAGATAAAATTTAG